One genomic segment of Dysosmobacter sp. Marseille-Q4140 includes these proteins:
- a CDS encoding DUF3847 domain-containing protein: MTKPREKNREELQAEIEDGKKKIRQLENREKVLRQKLSQEERRTRSHRLIVRGAVFESIVPEAKTMTDEEAAAFLRLALTSEEARAYLKKRTKGGKSE, translated from the coding sequence ATGACGAAACCGAGAGAAAAAAACCGCGAGGAATTGCAAGCCGAGATTGAGGACGGGAAGAAGAAAATCCGGCAGCTTGAAAACCGGGAAAAGGTGTTGCGGCAAAAGTTATCCCAAGAGGAACGCAGGACGCGCAGCCATCGGCTGATCGTCCGGGGTGCGGTCTTTGAGAGCATTGTGCCGGAAGCCAAGACCATGACCGACGAGGAAGCCGCCGCCTTTCTCCGGCTTGCCTTGACGAGCGAGGAAGCGCGGGCTTATCTGAAAAAACGCACCAAGGGCGGGAAAAGCGAATAA
- the tet(W) gene encoding tetracycline resistance ribosomal protection protein Tet(W) yields MKIINIGILAHVDAGKTTLTESLLYASGAISEPGSVEKGTTRTDTMFLERQRGITIQAAVTSFQWHRCKVNIVDTPGHMDFLAEVYRSLAVLDGAILVISAKDGVQAQTRILFHALRKMNIPTVIFINKIDQAGVDLQSVVQSVRDKLSADIIIKQTVSLSPEIVLEENTDIEAWDAVIENNDELLEKYIAGEPISREKLAREEQQRVQDASLFPVYHGSAKNGLGIQPLMDAVTGLFQPIGEQGGAALCGSVFKVEYTDCGQRRVYLRLYSGTLRLRDTVALAGREKLKITEMRIPSKGEIVRTDTAYQGEIVILPSDSVRLNDVLGDQTRLPRKRWREDPLPMLRTTIAPKTAAQRERLLDALTQLADTDPLLRCEVDSITHEIILSFLGRVQLEVVSALLSEKYKLETVVKEPSVIYMERPLKAASHTIHIEVPPNPFWASIGLSVTPLSLGSGVQYESRVSLGYLNQSFQNAVRDGIRYGLEQGLFGWNVTDCKICFEYGLYYSPVSTPADFRSLAPIVLEQALKESGTQLLEPYLSFILYAPQEYLSRAYHDAPKYCATIETAQVKKDEVVFTGEIPARCIQAYRTDLAFYTNGRSVCLTELKGYQAAVGQPVIQPRRPNSRLDKVRHMFQKVM; encoded by the coding sequence ATGAAAATAATCAATATTGGAATTCTTGCCCATGTAGACGCTGGAAAGACGACCTTGACGGAGAGCCTGCTATATGCCAGCGGAGCCATTTCAGAACCGGGGAGCGTCGAAAAAGGGACAACGAGGACGGACACCATGTTTTTGGAGCGGCAGCGTGGGATTACCATTCAAGCGGCAGTCACTTCCTTCCAGTGGCACAGATGTAAAGTTAACATTGTGGATACGCCCGGCCACATGGATTTTTTGGCGGAGGTGTACCGCTCTTTGGCTGTTTTAGATGGGGCCATCTTGGTGATCTCCGCTAAAGATGGCGTGCAGGCCCAGACCCGTATTCTGTTCCATGCCCTGCGGAAAATGAACATTCCCACCGTTATCTTTATCAACAAGATCGACCAGGCTGGCGTTGATTTGCAGAGCGTGGTTCAGTCTGTTCGGGATAAGCTCTCCGCCGATATTATCATCAAGCAGACGGTGTCGCTGTCCCCGGAAATAGTCCTGGAGGAAAATACCGACATAGAAGCATGGGATGCGGTCATCGAAAATAACGATGAATTATTGGAAAAGTATATCGCAGGAGAACCAATCAGCCGGGAAAAACTTGCGCGGGAGGAACAGCAGCGGGTTCAAGACGCCTCCCTGTTCCCAGTCTATCATGGCAGCGCCAAAAATGGCCTTGGCATTCAACCGTTGATGGATGCGGTGACAGGGCTGTTCCAACCGATTGGGGAACAGGGGGGCGCCGCCCTATGCGGCAGCGTTTTCAAGGTTGAGTACACCGATTGCGGCCAGCGGCGTGTCTATCTACGGTTATACAGCGGAACGCTGCGCCTGCGGGATACGGTGGCCCTGGCCGGGAGAGAAAAGCTGAAAATCACAGAGATGCGTATTCCATCCAAAGGGGAAATTGTTCGGACAGACACCGCTTATCAGGGTGAAATTGTTATCCTTCCCAGCGACAGCGTGAGGTTAAACGATGTATTAGGGGACCAAACCCGGCTCCCTCGTAAAAGGTGGCGCGAGGACCCCCTCCCCATGCTGCGGACGACGATTGCGCCGAAAACGGCAGCGCAAAGAGAACGGCTGCTGGACGCTCTTACGCAACTTGCGGATACTGACCCGCTTTTGCGTTGCGAAGTGGATTCCATCACCCATGAGATCATTCTTTCTTTTTTGGGCCGGGTGCAGTTGGAGGTTGTTTCCGCTTTGCTGTCGGAAAAATACAAGCTTGAAACAGTGGTAAAGGAACCCTCCGTCATTTATATGGAGCGGCCGCTCAAAGCAGCCAGCCACACCATCCATATCGAGGTGCCGCCCAACCCGTTTTGGGCATCCATAGGACTGTCTGTTACACCACTCTCGCTTGGCTCCGGTGTACAATACGAGAGCCGGGTTTCGCTGGGATACTTGAACCAGAGTTTTCAAAACGCTGTCAGGGATGGTATCCGTTACGGGCTGGAGCAGGGCTTGTTCGGCTGGAACGTAACGGACTGTAAGATTTGCTTTGAATACGGGCTTTATTACAGTCCGGTCAGCACGCCGGCGGACTTCCGCTCATTGGCCCCGATTGTATTGGAACAGGCATTGAAGGAATCGGGGACGCAGCTGCTGGAACCTTATCTCTCCTTCATCCTCTATGCGCCCCAGGAATACCTTTCCAGGGCTTATCATGATGCACCGAAATACTGTGCCACCATCGAAACGGCCCAGGTAAAAAAGGATGAAGTTGTCTTTACTGGCGAGATTCCCGCCCGCTGTATACAGGCATACCGTACTGATCTGGCCTTTTACACCAACGGGCGGAGCGTATGCCTTACAGAGCTGAAAGGATATCAGGCCGCTGTCGGTCAGCCGGTCATCCAGCCCCGCCGTCCAAACAGCCGCCTGGACAAGGTGCGCCATATGTTTCAGAAGGTAATGTAA
- a CDS encoding type IV secretory system conjugative DNA transfer family protein has product MSSRPKEPKYARNKNILVIGGSGSGKTRFFVKPSLMQMHSSYVVTDPKGQLLSEVGTMLRRGAPKLDENGKPMRDARGKVIYEPYRIKVLNTINFKKSMKYNPFAYIRSEKDILKLVNVIIANTKGDGEKSSEDFWVKAERLLYCALIGYIWYEAEPEERNFLTLLELINASEAREDDEEFQSPVDLLFAKLEKEHPDHFAVKQYRKFKLAAGKTLKSILISCGARLSPFDIQELRDLMAEDELELDTLGDRKSALFVILSDTDSTFNFVAALMYSQLFNLLCDKADDFYGGRLPVHVRCLLDEFANIGQIPNFDKLIATIRSREISASIILQSQSQLKTIYKDAADTIVGNCDSTLFLGGKEKSTLKEISELLGKETIDSFNQSENRGSQVSHGLTYQKLGKELMTQDELAVMDGGKCIFMLRGVRPFLSDKYDLTKHPNYKYTADADKKYLFDMERYMKRKPAIVKPDEPFEMYELTATDLQ; this is encoded by the coding sequence ATGTCGAGCCGCCCCAAGGAGCCCAAGTACGCCAGGAACAAGAATATTTTGGTCATCGGCGGCAGCGGCAGCGGCAAAACCCGGTTCTTCGTCAAGCCCTCCCTCATGCAGATGCACAGTTCCTATGTGGTCACTGATCCCAAAGGACAGCTTTTGTCCGAGGTGGGAACCATGCTGCGGAGGGGCGCCCCCAAGCTGGACGAGAACGGAAAGCCTATGCGGGACGCCCGCGGGAAGGTCATTTATGAACCGTACCGCATTAAAGTCCTCAATACCATCAACTTCAAAAAGAGCATGAAATACAACCCCTTCGCCTATATCCGGTCGGAGAAAGACATCCTCAAATTGGTCAATGTCATCATTGCCAACACCAAAGGCGACGGAGAAAAATCCTCCGAAGATTTTTGGGTCAAGGCCGAACGGCTTTTGTACTGCGCACTGATCGGGTACATCTGGTACGAGGCGGAGCCGGAGGAGCGAAACTTCCTCACGCTGCTGGAACTCATCAACGCATCGGAGGCCAGAGAGGACGACGAGGAATTTCAAAGCCCTGTTGACCTGCTCTTTGCAAAGTTGGAGAAAGAACACCCGGATCACTTCGCCGTGAAGCAGTATCGCAAATTCAAATTAGCCGCCGGCAAAACTCTGAAATCCATACTGATTAGCTGCGGCGCCCGCCTTTCTCCCTTTGACATCCAGGAGCTGCGGGACCTCATGGCGGAGGACGAGCTGGAGCTGGATACCCTGGGCGACCGCAAATCGGCGCTGTTTGTCATCCTCTCGGATACAGACAGCACCTTCAATTTTGTGGCGGCGCTCATGTACTCCCAGCTTTTCAACCTCCTGTGCGACAAGGCGGACGACTTCTACGGGGGCCGCCTGCCGGTCCATGTGCGGTGCCTGCTGGACGAGTTCGCGAACATCGGGCAAATCCCGAACTTCGACAAGCTGATCGCCACCATCCGGAGCCGGGAGATCTCGGCTTCTATTATTTTGCAGTCGCAAAGCCAGTTAAAGACCATCTACAAGGACGCGGCGGATACCATCGTGGGTAACTGCGACAGCACCTTGTTTTTGGGAGGCAAGGAGAAATCCACCCTGAAAGAAATTTCGGAGCTGCTGGGGAAAGAAACGATTGACAGTTTCAATCAATCGGAGAACCGCGGCAGCCAGGTTTCCCACGGCCTCACCTATCAAAAATTGGGAAAGGAGCTGATGACACAAGACGAATTGGCAGTGATGGACGGAGGCAAGTGTATCTTCATGCTGCGGGGCGTGCGCCCGTTCCTCTCGGACAAGTACGACCTGACGAAGCATCCGAACTACAAATACACCGCCGACGCCGACAAGAAGTACCTCTTTGATATGGAACGGTACATGAAACGCAAACCGGCCATCGTAAAGCCGGATGAGCCTTTCGAGATGTACGAATTGACAGCAACGGACCTTCAATAA
- a CDS encoding recombinase family protein — protein MDAQEVMHMTDYSKITALYSRLSVGDEDRDGGESNSIQNQKIFLENYARGQHLTNIRHYIDDDESGRFFDRSAYSRMMDDVENGKIGVCIMKDLTRWGRDYLQVGNAMEIFRRNNVRFIAVNNGIDSEKPDTLEFAPFINIMSEWYAKDISKKVKTGIKTKGMSGKPIATEAPYGYVKSPDNKDFWIIDEEAAGVVRLIFRLFLDGKNRNQIAVYLTQAQIPTPTFYMKERGRGTCKNRALNEANRYKWNKATLTHILTRQEYCGDVVNFKTTKHFRDKRNHYVDRSQWQITENVHEPIIDRTDFETVQRILENAPVKRPNGDGEIHPLSGLLFCKDCGAKMHIRIDYRNGGKRHVAYCSEYHKGKAKNPKCNSPHIIDADLLMQTIAEVLKKIEDYSISNWAEFEALVKKNLAMQQTDKTKKQQKRIPQITTRLEQIDKVLNKLYEDNALGTIPQDRYEQMSQKYSEEYYALKAELAELQEQLSAFENAGGRAQKFLKLTERYAAFTDLTPAILNEFISRIEVHERDKKRAKQAIQHIGIYFNYIGKFENEVTQLTEPTEQEIRQMREKIEEAQKEKSRAYHRQYSREYRARNLEKRREYDRMKAREYRAKKKAQEAAAAPAQ, from the coding sequence ATGGACGCACAGGAGGTTATGCACATGACTGATTATAGTAAAATTACAGCCCTTTACTCCCGCCTTTCCGTGGGCGACGAGGACAGGGACGGCGGTGAGAGTAACTCGATACAGAACCAAAAAATCTTTTTGGAGAACTACGCCAGAGGGCAGCACTTAACCAATATCCGGCACTACATTGACGATGACGAAAGCGGCAGATTTTTTGACCGTTCTGCCTACTCCCGCATGATGGACGATGTAGAGAACGGGAAAATCGGTGTCTGCATTATGAAAGACCTGACACGCTGGGGGCGTGACTATCTCCAAGTCGGCAATGCGATGGAGATATTCAGACGGAACAATGTGCGCTTTATCGCAGTCAACAACGGGATAGACAGCGAAAAGCCCGATACATTGGAGTTTGCGCCCTTTATCAACATCATGTCGGAGTGGTACGCAAAGGACATCAGCAAGAAAGTAAAGACCGGCATTAAGACGAAGGGCATGAGTGGAAAGCCGATTGCCACCGAAGCCCCCTATGGCTATGTCAAATCCCCGGACAACAAGGATTTTTGGATTATCGACGAGGAAGCCGCCGGAGTTGTTCGTTTGATTTTTCGCCTGTTTCTGGACGGAAAAAACCGAAACCAAATTGCCGTATATCTCACGCAGGCGCAAATCCCAACGCCCACATTCTACATGAAAGAGCGCGGGCGGGGAACCTGTAAAAACAGGGCGCTCAATGAGGCCAACCGCTATAAGTGGAACAAAGCCACCCTGACCCATATCCTCACACGGCAGGAGTATTGCGGTGATGTTGTCAACTTCAAGACCACAAAGCACTTCCGCGACAAGCGGAACCACTATGTAGACCGGAGCCAATGGCAGATAACCGAAAATGTGCATGAGCCGATTATTGACCGCACCGACTTTGAAACCGTACAGCGGATTTTGGAAAATGCGCCCGTCAAACGCCCCAACGGGGACGGGGAAATCCACCCTTTGTCGGGCTTGCTTTTCTGTAAGGATTGCGGTGCGAAAATGCACATTCGCATAGATTATCGGAATGGCGGCAAGCGTCATGTTGCCTATTGCAGCGAGTACCACAAGGGAAAAGCCAAAAACCCCAAATGCAATTCCCCGCACATCATTGACGCGGATTTGCTCATGCAGACCATCGCGGAAGTGCTGAAGAAAATCGAGGACTATTCTATCAGCAACTGGGCGGAATTTGAAGCCTTAGTGAAAAAGAACCTTGCCATGCAGCAGACCGACAAGACCAAGAAACAGCAGAAGCGTATCCCGCAAATCACGACGCGCCTTGAACAGATTGACAAGGTGCTGAACAAGCTCTATGAGGACAACGCCCTCGGCACGATCCCGCAAGACCGCTATGAGCAAATGTCGCAGAAGTATTCAGAAGAATACTATGCGCTGAAAGCGGAGCTTGCCGAGCTGCAAGAGCAGCTATCCGCTTTTGAGAACGCGGGCGGACGGGCGCAGAAGTTTTTGAAGCTGACGGAACGCTACGCTGCCTTTACCGACCTGACCCCCGCCATTCTCAACGAGTTTATCAGCCGGATTGAAGTGCATGAGCGCGACAAGAAAAGGGCAAAACAAGCCATTCAGCACATCGGGATATATTTCAACTATATCGGCAAATTTGAGAACGAAGTGACACAGCTTACAGAGCCAACGGAGCAGGAAATCCGGCAAATGCGGGAGAAAATCGAGGAAGCCCAAAAGGAAAAGAGCCGCGCCTACCACCGGCAGTATTCAAGGGAGTACCGGGCGCGTAACCTTGAAAAGCGACGGGAGTATGACCGCATGAAAGCACGGGAATACCGGGCAAAGAAAAAGGCACAGGAAGCCGCCGCAGCACCCGCACAGTAA
- a CDS encoding conjugal transfer protein TraG: protein MTVDLKKILILNLPYLLFVYLFDKLCQAVRLAPGLDASEKFLHLSQGFAEAFSSGLPSLHPLDLLAGITGAVIVRLAVYAKGKNARKYRRGIEYGSARWSA, encoded by the coding sequence ATGACGGTTGATTTGAAAAAGATTCTCATCCTCAACCTCCCGTATCTGCTGTTCGTATATCTCTTTGATAAGCTCTGCCAGGCGGTGCGCCTTGCGCCCGGCCTTGACGCCTCTGAAAAGTTCCTGCATTTGAGCCAGGGCTTTGCGGAGGCGTTTTCTTCTGGGCTGCCCAGCCTGCATCCGCTGGACCTGCTGGCAGGTATCACTGGGGCGGTCATTGTCCGGCTGGCGGTATACGCCAAAGGGAAAAATGCCCGCAAATACCGCCGGGGCATCGAGTACGGCAGCGCCCGATGGAGTGCATAA
- a CDS encoding methyltransferase domain-containing protein has product MNNNLSRFADSKVYFQCPICTKSMDIQGNSLICRHGHCFDISRYGYVNLLLKSSPKTNYSKRSFDNRHQILEYGMYDVVLEKIIQFISDTPSIRNILDVGCGEGFYARQIQQRTERNIFAFDLSREAIQIASKKDKRKAVKWFVTDLSKIPLKDGSMDCILDIFSPAHYKEFQRLLSPNGYVVKVIPTKNHLREIRTKVQAHLKNPDYSNESVVEYFEKYLKTISRETVSATVQLSSEQRMSFIEMTPLLFCVEKDCVDWCTLTHLTIEADVLIGMY; this is encoded by the coding sequence ATGAATAATAATTTATCACGCTTTGCAGACAGCAAGGTTTATTTTCAATGCCCAATTTGCACAAAATCAATGGATATACAAGGCAATAGCCTAATTTGTAGACATGGACATTGCTTTGATATTTCAAGATATGGGTATGTAAATTTGTTGTTAAAATCATCGCCCAAAACCAACTACAGCAAGCGGTCTTTTGACAACCGGCACCAAATTTTGGAGTATGGCATGTATGATGTTGTGTTGGAGAAAATCATACAGTTTATTTCTGATACGCCATCTATAAGAAACATTTTAGATGTTGGTTGCGGCGAGGGTTTCTATGCAAGGCAGATACAGCAAAGAACAGAACGAAACATCTTTGCTTTTGACTTGTCAAGGGAGGCAATACAGATTGCATCAAAAAAAGACAAGCGCAAAGCAGTGAAGTGGTTTGTTACTGACTTATCAAAAATCCCTTTGAAAGACGGAAGTATGGATTGTATTTTAGACATATTTTCGCCTGCACACTACAAAGAATTTCAGCGATTGCTATCTCCTAACGGATATGTTGTGAAAGTAATTCCTACGAAAAATCATTTGAGGGAAATTAGGACTAAAGTGCAAGCACACTTGAAAAATCCAGATTATTCAAATGAGTCTGTCGTTGAATATTTTGAGAAATATCTTAAAACCATTTCAAGAGAAACGGTTTCAGCCACCGTACAGTTGTCATCAGAACAAAGAATGTCGTTTATTGAAATGACGCCGCTTCTCTTTTGCGTTGAAAAAGATTGCGTTGATTGGTGTACTCTCACACATTTGACAATCGAAGCTGATGTTTTAATAGGAATGTATTAA
- a CDS encoding AAA family ATPase, whose translation MYYTQEQINRANQADLVSFLQSQGEQLTRAGNEYRWKRHDSLTVRGNKWYRHSQSKGGGPVDFVMEFFGKSFTEAVELLTGEKGAAPPPDRPCHASLSDFRLPPPNNDNRIARNYLTAARRIDDDVTGFFFARGDIYEDAAHHNAVFVGRDEDGIPRYAHSKGTAGNFRFDVKGSDKAFNFCYRGEGDRLFVFEAPVDLLSFLCLFKKAWQKQSYLSLGGVGEKALLRFLSDRPNIKTVYLCLDSDQAGNDACSRLAELVPEGLTVHRLVPLYKDWNEVLQHRAEITDGKYIREAVYGLKEPPQEETVEIIRMSEVDTQTVEWLWEPYIPFGKVTIVQGNPGEGKTTFALRLAAACTTGGTLPGMKPLPPFQVIYQTAEDGLGDTVKPRLIEAEADLDRVLVIDEAKRELTLSDERIEKAITQNGARLIILDPIQAYMGEKTDMNRANEVRPMFRRLADVAERTGCAVILIGHLNKAAGGQSAYRGLGSIDFRAAARSVLLIGRVKREPNVRVIVHDKSSLAPEGKPVAFCLDPETGFSWIGEYDITADELLSGAGGNTATKTEQAEKLILDLLADGKELASEDIVKAAAEAGISERTVQNAKRNMGGILGARRVGGQWYNFIKKKQPPEPAS comes from the coding sequence ATGTATTACACCCAAGAACAGATAAACCGGGCGAACCAAGCCGACCTTGTTTCTTTCCTGCAATCACAGGGCGAGCAGCTTACCCGCGCCGGGAATGAATACCGCTGGAAACGGCACGACAGCTTGACCGTCCGGGGAAACAAATGGTACAGGCACAGCCAGAGCAAGGGCGGCGGCCCCGTTGATTTTGTCATGGAGTTTTTCGGCAAGAGCTTCACCGAAGCCGTGGAACTTCTCACAGGAGAAAAGGGAGCCGCACCGCCGCCGGACAGACCTTGCCACGCGTCCCTTTCCGACTTCCGGCTACCGCCCCCAAACAACGACAACAGAATAGCGAGGAACTACCTCACAGCAGCCCGCCGCATTGATGATGATGTGACGGGCTTTTTCTTTGCCCGCGGCGATATTTACGAGGACGCAGCCCACCACAACGCCGTATTTGTGGGGCGGGACGAGGACGGAATACCGCGCTACGCCCACAGCAAGGGAACGGCGGGAAACTTCCGGTTTGATGTGAAAGGCAGCGACAAAGCCTTTAATTTCTGCTACCGAGGCGAGGGTGACAGGCTTTTTGTCTTTGAAGCCCCCGTTGACCTGCTCTCTTTCCTCTGCCTGTTCAAAAAGGCGTGGCAGAAGCAGAGCTATTTGTCATTGGGCGGCGTGGGAGAAAAAGCCCTGTTGCGTTTCCTCTCTGACCGCCCGAACATCAAGACCGTTTACCTCTGCCTTGACAGCGACCAAGCCGGAAACGACGCTTGCAGCCGCCTTGCGGAGCTTGTGCCGGAGGGCTTGACCGTCCACCGCCTTGTGCCGCTTTACAAGGACTGGAACGAGGTATTGCAGCACCGGGCAGAAATCACAGACGGGAAGTATATCCGGGAAGCGGTTTACGGATTGAAAGAACCGCCGCAGGAAGAAACCGTCGAGATTATCCGCATGAGCGAGGTTGACACACAGACCGTTGAATGGCTATGGGAGCCGTATATCCCTTTTGGGAAAGTAACCATTGTGCAAGGCAACCCCGGCGAGGGCAAGACCACCTTTGCCCTACGCCTTGCCGCCGCCTGCACCACCGGGGGAACGCTGCCGGGAATGAAGCCCTTGCCGCCATTCCAAGTGATTTACCAGACCGCCGAGGACGGGCTGGGCGATACCGTCAAGCCCCGCTTGATAGAAGCCGAAGCCGACCTTGACCGCGTGCTTGTGATTGATGAAGCCAAACGGGAGCTTACCCTCTCCGACGAGCGCATAGAAAAGGCAATCACGCAGAACGGGGCGCGGTTGATTATCCTTGACCCCATACAGGCGTACATGGGCGAAAAGACCGACATGAACAGGGCAAACGAAGTGCGCCCCATGTTCCGCCGCCTTGCCGATGTTGCCGAGCGTACCGGGTGCGCCGTTATCCTTATCGGACACTTGAACAAAGCCGCCGGAGGACAGAGCGCATACCGGGGCTTAGGTTCTATTGACTTCCGCGCCGCAGCAAGGAGCGTCCTGCTGATCGGGCGCGTGAAGCGGGAGCCGAATGTGCGCGTTATCGTCCATGACAAATCTTCCCTTGCGCCGGAGGGCAAGCCCGTTGCCTTTTGCCTTGACCCGGAAACAGGCTTTTCATGGATAGGCGAATATGACATAACCGCCGACGAGCTGCTATCCGGCGCGGGCGGGAACACCGCCACCAAGACCGAGCAAGCCGAGAAGCTGATACTTGACCTGCTTGCAGACGGGAAAGAACTTGCCAGCGAGGACATTGTAAAGGCCGCAGCCGAAGCCGGAATATCCGAGAGGACGGTACAGAACGCCAAGCGCAACATGGGCGGTATTTTAGGCGCAAGGCGTGTCGGCGGTCAATGGTATAACTTCATCAAGAAGAAGCAGCCACCCGAACCCGCAAGCTGA
- a CDS encoding MobA/MobL family protein has product MIPIAIYHCNISIVSRGKGKSAVAAAAYRSGEKLTNEWDGMTHDYTRKGGVVHTEILLPPHAPPSFSDRATLWNSVELYEKTGNAQLAREIDAALPIELSREEQIRLVREYCSSQFVSRGMCVDFAIHDTDSGNPHCHIMLTMRPLDERGAWAAKSKKEYDIDENGERIRLPSGRYKTHKVDLTGWNDKGNALLWRKAWADISNAYLERAGRPERIDHRSNAERGIDELPTVHMGVAACQMEKKGIATEKGELNRNIQKANRLIREIRAQIGKLKEWIGELFKARENAPEQPPQSPGLANLLMKYLSVQREKSRKYSQSWQRQHAADELKTVAKAVGYLSEHGISTLAELDATLSSVSDQADAIRAGMKTAEKRMKELQKLIEYGKNYTEYKPIHDELKKLKNGWTSKRDKYEEAHRAELTLWNAASRYLHANLPKGTKTLPISEWEKEYATLSGQRTAEYTKLKETRAEVAELHNIRKCVDIALKADQPEQTRAKRHEQER; this is encoded by the coding sequence GTGATACCCATAGCCATCTACCATTGTAATATCAGCATTGTCAGCCGGGGCAAGGGCAAATCAGCCGTTGCCGCAGCCGCCTACCGAAGCGGCGAAAAGTTGACAAATGAGTGGGACGGAATGACCCACGACTACACCCGCAAAGGCGGTGTTGTCCATACGGAAATCCTATTGCCGCCCCATGCCCCGCCCTCTTTCTCTGACCGCGCTACCCTATGGAACAGTGTGGAGCTTTACGAGAAAACCGGGAACGCCCAGCTTGCCAGAGAGATTGACGCAGCACTCCCCATAGAATTATCCAGAGAGGAACAGATCCGGCTTGTCCGGGAATACTGTTCCTCTCAATTTGTTTCCAGAGGAATGTGCGTTGATTTTGCCATTCACGACACCGACAGCGGCAACCCCCATTGTCATATCATGCTTACTATGCGCCCCCTTGACGAGCGCGGCGCATGGGCGGCGAAGTCCAAAAAGGAATATGACATTGACGAGAACGGCGAGCGCATACGCTTACCAAGCGGCAGATACAAGACACACAAAGTTGACCTCACAGGCTGGAACGACAAGGGCAACGCGCTTTTATGGCGCAAGGCATGGGCGGATATTTCAAATGCCTACCTTGAACGCGCCGGACGCCCGGAGCGTATCGACCACCGCAGTAACGCCGAGCGCGGCATTGACGAGCTGCCTACCGTCCACATGGGCGTAGCGGCTTGTCAAATGGAGAAGAAAGGCATAGCCACCGAGAAAGGCGAGCTGAACCGGAATATCCAAAAGGCAAACCGCCTTATCCGGGAAATCCGGGCGCAGATTGGAAAGCTCAAAGAATGGATTGGCGAACTGTTCAAGGCGCGGGAAAACGCCCCGGAGCAGCCCCCGCAATCCCCCGGCCTTGCAAATCTGCTGATGAAGTATTTAAGCGTTCAGAGAGAAAAGAGCCGGAAGTATTCGCAAAGTTGGCAAAGGCAGCACGCCGCCGATGAACTGAAAACCGTTGCAAAGGCAGTAGGCTATCTTTCCGAGCATGGCATTTCCACCCTTGCGGAGCTGGACGCTACCCTTTCCTCTGTCAGCGACCAAGCCGACGCTATCCGGGCGGGCATGAAAACCGCCGAGAAGCGCATGAAAGAATTACAAAAGCTGATTGAATACGGGAAGAACTACACCGAGTACAAGCCCATTCACGACGAGCTGAAAAAGCTGAAAAATGGCTGGACGAGCAAGCGCGACAAGTACGAGGAAGCCCACCGCGCCGAGTTGACCCTATGGAACGCAGCGAGCCGCTATCTCCATGCAAATCTGCCGAAAGGGACAAAGACCTTGCCTATCTCTGAATGGGAAAAAGAGTACGCCACTCTCAGCGGGCAGAGAACAGCGGAATATACCAAGCTGAAAGAAACCCGCGCCGAGGTTGCCGAACTGCACAATATCCGCAAGTGCGTTGATATTGCGCTGAAAGCCGACCAGCCGGAGCAGACCCGCGCCAAGCGGCATGAACAGGAGCGATAA
- a CDS encoding transposon-encoded TnpW family protein, whose amino-acid sequence MAEQNGTPQSPDSVITTQRDGQTIVAELFFNHSGTETFRDKLLKVILADSLQDGQEPEKTKITR is encoded by the coding sequence ATGGCAGAACAGAACGGGACACCTCAATCCCCCGACAGTGTTATCACGACACAGAGGGACGGACAGACCATCGTTGCGGAGTTGTTTTTCAACCACAGCGGCACAGAAACATTCCGCGACAAGCTGCTCAAAGTGATACTTGCCGACAGCTTGCAGGACGGTCAAGAGCCGGAAAAAACGAAAATCACGCGATAG